In Puniceicoccaceae bacterium, a single window of DNA contains:
- a CDS encoding TatD family hydrolase, whose protein sequence is MLFYDAHCHLQDPRFDHCRDALLENLTSSAVRECISNGTNPEDWSTLARLSTHPKVRPAFGLHPWKVKHATPDWFEQLEQRLIEHPGALIGEIGLDRWIRDPQFPKQMEAFERQLELAASLNIPPCIHCLRAWGHLQNVLERYASRLPGFLLHSYAGPAEMTERFVKLGAYFSLSGYFLHPKKQHKLEAWRSIPLERILIESDCPDMELPAQDHQPIPNAGKSCTELNHPGNLPAIYAFAAKTFGHESTAFASQVEQNYHRLFAQTTTH, encoded by the coding sequence ATGCTTTTCTACGACGCCCATTGCCACCTGCAGGACCCACGTTTCGACCACTGCCGGGATGCGCTCTTGGAGAACTTGACATCCAGCGCTGTCAGGGAATGTATCAGCAATGGAACCAACCCCGAAGACTGGTCGACCCTGGCCCGCCTCTCCACTCATCCGAAAGTACGACCCGCCTTTGGACTCCACCCCTGGAAGGTAAAGCACGCAACTCCAGACTGGTTTGAGCAGCTTGAACAAAGGCTCATCGAACACCCGGGAGCGCTGATCGGGGAAATTGGACTGGATCGCTGGATACGCGACCCTCAGTTTCCCAAACAGATGGAAGCCTTTGAACGACAGCTGGAACTCGCCGCATCCCTCAACATTCCACCCTGCATTCATTGCCTGCGCGCATGGGGTCACCTGCAAAACGTCCTGGAACGCTACGCCTCACGACTTCCAGGATTTTTACTGCATTCCTACGCAGGACCCGCTGAAATGACAGAGAGGTTTGTGAAACTGGGAGCCTATTTTTCACTCTCCGGATATTTCCTTCATCCAAAGAAACAACACAAGTTGGAGGCTTGGCGAAGCATCCCGCTGGAGCGCATTTTGATCGAAAGCGATTGCCCCGATATGGAGCTTCCCGCACAGGATCACCAGCCGATTCCAAATGCTGGGAAGTCCTGCACCGAACTGAACCATCCCGGCAATCTGCCCGCGATTTACGCCTTTGCGGCCAAAACTTTTGGGCACGAAAGCACAGCGTTTGCCTCGCAGGTAGAGCAAAATTACCACAGGTTATTTGCGCAAACGACTACCCATTGA
- a CDS encoding TonB-dependent receptor yields the protein MKQPDSNVSSQRFSTHEKAQQINLDPSFYGTFAEIGAGQEAARWFFRVGGASGTVAKSMSAYDMIFSDAIYGPADRYVSQERLMEMLDHEYDLLVERLARKRGSNTRFFVFANTVVARGYHAPRECHAWTGVRLQMRPEGPVNQIILHYRLLDEDGLAQQEAIGVMGVNLIYAAYMFWDDLDRMLLSLKDNLTGHRIEIDMFKMSGDDFSMHDNRIASLKMVQKGVCQAALFGPDGEILQPSDTFYKKSVLLERGYFRPVTKVNIDMLERGRARFLQEEIAEGVRPIEIMEITMRNLRTGGAIDYDDFLARVDCIGAMRKHVLISDMGEFYRLQHYLEQYTQHLIGIVIGQPLLKEIFRETYYENLPGGILESFGRLFKNRLKMYVYPSVDEATGRALTASDLELPEHLLHLHLYLMDNGYIVDLPTPSSPLPYHASRVIAEKIQSGDASWEQFVPSKVVRLIKERGYFLS from the coding sequence ATGAAACAACCTGACAGCAACGTCTCATCCCAACGGTTTTCCACTCACGAAAAAGCACAGCAGATCAATCTGGATCCCAGCTTCTACGGCACGTTTGCAGAGATCGGAGCGGGACAGGAGGCTGCGCGCTGGTTTTTCAGAGTGGGTGGAGCATCTGGAACGGTGGCCAAGAGCATGTCTGCATACGACATGATTTTCAGCGATGCGATCTATGGGCCTGCAGATCGCTACGTCAGCCAGGAGCGACTGATGGAAATGCTGGACCACGAATACGATTTGCTGGTCGAGCGACTCGCGCGAAAGCGGGGTAGCAATACGCGGTTTTTTGTCTTTGCGAACACAGTGGTGGCGAGGGGTTACCATGCACCGCGCGAGTGCCATGCGTGGACCGGGGTTCGACTGCAGATGCGGCCTGAGGGGCCTGTCAATCAGATCATCCTGCACTACCGGCTGCTTGATGAAGATGGATTGGCGCAGCAGGAAGCGATCGGGGTGATGGGGGTGAATCTCATCTATGCTGCTTACATGTTTTGGGACGATCTCGACCGCATGTTGCTTTCCCTGAAAGATAACCTGACAGGGCATCGCATCGAGATCGACATGTTTAAGATGTCGGGGGACGACTTCTCGATGCATGACAACCGCATTGCGAGTTTGAAAATGGTGCAAAAGGGGGTCTGTCAGGCTGCCCTGTTTGGTCCGGACGGCGAAATTCTGCAACCCAGTGATACCTTCTACAAAAAATCCGTATTGCTGGAGCGCGGATACTTCCGGCCTGTGACCAAGGTCAATATTGACATGCTTGAACGTGGCAGAGCGCGGTTTCTGCAGGAGGAGATTGCGGAAGGAGTTCGCCCGATCGAGATCATGGAGATTACCATGCGCAATCTGCGCACTGGCGGGGCCATTGATTACGATGATTTTCTTGCACGGGTCGATTGCATTGGTGCGATGCGCAAGCATGTCCTGATTTCGGACATGGGTGAGTTTTACCGACTGCAGCACTATCTTGAGCAGTATACCCAGCACCTCATCGGAATTGTGATCGGGCAACCCCTGTTGAAGGAAATTTTCAGAGAAACCTACTATGAGAACCTTCCTGGTGGCATTCTCGAGTCGTTTGGCCGACTCTTTAAGAATCGACTCAAGATGTATGTGTATCCATCCGTGGACGAAGCAACTGGAAGGGCACTCACGGCGTCGGATCTGGAGCTGCCGGAACACCTGCTGCACCTGCACCTGTATCTGATGGACAACGGATACATTGTGGATCTTCCGACGCCCTCATCACCCCTGCCCTACCATGCGTCACGCGTGATCGCAGAGAAGATTCAGAGCGGTGATGCAAGTTGGGAACAGTTTGTGCCTTCGAAGGTGGTGCGACTCATCAAGGAACGAGGGTATTTTCTCAGCTAA